A genomic segment from Treponema sp. Marseille-Q3903 encodes:
- a CDS encoding Holliday junction resolvase-like protein has protein sequence MISSDYFPLIVACAVLFILFVVQTIRLHVRHHRIRKDAIKRSRAVIGGQVVEQVAPFLPNFPCNPSDARFIGKPVDFIAFSGLSEYDTVDEILLIEVKTGQSDLSSRERQIKNAVKDGRVRYVEYKI, from the coding sequence ATGATATCATCAGATTATTTTCCGCTAATTGTCGCCTGCGCTGTTTTGTTTATTCTGTTTGTAGTCCAGACAATCCGTCTGCACGTCCGTCATCACCGGATTAGAAAAGATGCGATAAAGCGCTCTCGTGCCGTCATCGGAGGGCAGGTTGTAGAGCAAGTTGCCCCTTTTCTTCCAAACTTTCCGTGCAATCCGTCAGACGCACGCTTTATCGGAAAACCTGTAGACTTTATTGCATTTTCTGGGCTTTCCGAATACGACACCGTAGATGAAATTCTCTTAATCGAAGTGAAAACAGGGCAGTCAGATTTGAGCAGCCGCGAACGCCAGATAAAAAATGCTGTAAAAGATGGACGAGTCCGCTATGTGGAATATAAAATTTAG
- a CDS encoding glycine hydroxymethyltransferase, with amino-acid sequence MPTSLENYIASCNGKPNPAMTAYVANLQQVAAVGPDIAAAIVSELENQRSHLKLVASENYCSLNVQAAMGNLLTDKYAEGYPEHRYYGGCVNIDTVENTAAREAEALFGADYAYVQPHSGADTNLVAYWAILSAKVETPALEELGVKSLNDLTEEQFDMLRKRFGNQKLMGLDYSCGGHLTHGYKMNVSARMFESHPYGVDKETGLLDYDAIEKQAMEVKPLILLAGYSAYPRKINFKRFREIADKCGAVLMVDMAHFAGLVAGKVFTDDYDPVKWADIVTTTTHKTLRGPRGAMILCKKEFEDYVNKGCPMVLGGPLGHIMAAKAIAFKEAQQKDYKEYAHNVVKNAKALAKACMAHGMRLQTGGTDNHLMLVDVTSYGLTGKQAEAALFKCGVTANANALPYDKNGAWWTSGIRIGTPGLTTLGMNENDMEEVADIIDFVLKETKPGVTKDGKPAKGKIEISDDTVTAAKSKVNKLLKEHVLYPELDIDFLKREFVKA; translated from the coding sequence ATGCCTACGTCTTTAGAAAATTACATCGCATCTTGTAACGGAAAACCGAACCCTGCAATGACAGCTTATGTCGCGAATCTTCAGCAAGTTGCTGCTGTTGGACCTGATATCGCTGCTGCAATTGTCAGCGAACTAGAAAATCAGAGAAGCCATTTAAAACTCGTAGCTTCTGAAAACTATTGTTCTTTGAACGTTCAGGCTGCGATGGGCAACCTTCTTACAGATAAATATGCCGAAGGGTATCCGGAGCACAGATATTACGGCGGATGCGTAAATATTGACACAGTTGAAAATACTGCTGCACGAGAGGCGGAAGCTCTTTTTGGTGCAGATTACGCATACGTTCAGCCACATTCAGGAGCCGACACAAATTTAGTCGCTTATTGGGCAATTTTGAGTGCAAAAGTTGAAACTCCGGCTCTCGAAGAACTCGGCGTAAAATCGTTAAACGACCTGACAGAAGAACAGTTTGATATGCTTAGAAAACGCTTTGGAAATCAAAAACTTATGGGATTAGATTATTCTTGCGGCGGTCACCTAACTCACGGATACAAAATGAATGTTTCAGCGAGAATGTTCGAAAGCCATCCTTATGGAGTCGATAAAGAAACAGGGCTTTTAGACTACGATGCTATTGAAAAACAGGCGATGGAAGTAAAACCTCTTATACTTTTGGCAGGCTATTCAGCTTATCCTCGTAAAATCAACTTTAAAAGATTCCGCGAAATCGCAGACAAGTGCGGAGCTGTGCTCATGGTAGATATGGCGCACTTTGCAGGACTTGTCGCAGGAAAGGTATTCACAGACGACTACGATCCTGTAAAATGGGCCGATATAGTTACGACAACAACTCATAAAACTCTGCGAGGTCCGCGCGGTGCTATGATTTTGTGCAAAAAAGAATTTGAAGACTACGTAAACAAAGGATGCCCGATGGTACTCGGTGGTCCTCTTGGGCACATAATGGCGGCAAAAGCGATTGCGTTTAAAGAAGCACAGCAAAAAGATTACAAAGAGTATGCGCACAACGTTGTAAAAAATGCAAAAGCGCTTGCAAAAGCATGTATGGCACACGGAATGCGGCTTCAGACAGGAGGAACTGACAACCACCTTATGCTCGTAGATGTCACAAGTTACGGATTGACTGGCAAACAGGCAGAAGCAGCTTTGTTCAAATGCGGCGTTACTGCAAACGCAAATGCTCTTCCTTATGATAAAAACGGCGCTTGGTGGACTTCCGGCATACGCATTGGAACTCCGGGTCTTACAACTCTCGGCATGAACGAAAATGACATGGAAGAAGTTGCTGACATCATAGACTTTGTATTAAAAGAAACAAAACCTGGTGTCACAAAAGACGGAAAACCTGCAAAAGGTAAAATAGAAATCTCTGATGATACAGTGACGGCGGCTAAATCGAAGGTGAACAAATTGCTCAAAGAGCATGTTCTATATCCTGAGCTCGACATCGATTTTTTAAAAAGAGAGTTTGTAAAAGCCTGA
- a CDS encoding GGDEF domain-containing protein: MKEKINIKGIKVQKINTLLMISGAVLTLLVFTLTFQVKSRYRAVIASATDYADCLKAIEEMRIASDFMTNQVNFFSINLAPVFMTSYFTEKDIYRRRETSVEIIEFTHKNDSIDLNIKFAKKESDALIKFEYLIMKLLCESSKIPEELIPEAIIDFELEENYGRLSALEKLEAARSLLFNAEYVASKARLNRYIHEAHSDLTSQYMNAKKNGDQVIRPMLSKLILFVALLFAVCVFLYFHLVTLVLRPLFKNLEAIQNGTKMKLNGSYEIKYLASSYNSLCERNEIRASELRHKAEHDSLTGLINREGFEIIKAELSIPESIAYLLIDIDFFKDVNDCYGHKTGDDVLKKVAELLTNQFRKTDYIARLGGDEFAVIMTKFGKSIKNIIQEKVDNLNKILRSGVDGLPVVSVSVGVAFSEAGYNESLMEKADKALYRVKNNGRSNCSFYFEGDD; encoded by the coding sequence ATGAAAGAGAAAATAAATATAAAGGGCATAAAAGTCCAGAAAATCAATACGCTCTTGATGATTTCAGGTGCTGTTTTGACTTTGCTTGTTTTCACACTTACGTTTCAAGTAAAGTCAAGATATAGAGCTGTTATCGCTTCTGCAACCGATTATGCGGACTGCTTAAAAGCGATTGAAGAAATGCGCATCGCATCTGACTTTATGACAAATCAAGTCAACTTCTTTTCGATAAATCTTGCACCGGTTTTTATGACTTCGTATTTTACTGAAAAAGATATTTATCGGCGGCGTGAAACTTCTGTTGAAATCATTGAATTTACGCACAAAAATGATTCTATTGATCTCAATATAAAATTTGCGAAAAAGGAATCAGACGCTTTGATAAAATTTGAATATCTTATTATGAAACTTCTCTGTGAAAGTTCAAAAATTCCTGAAGAGCTGATTCCGGAAGCGATAATCGATTTCGAGCTTGAAGAAAATTACGGAAGGCTTTCAGCTCTTGAAAAACTCGAAGCTGCGCGCTCTCTACTTTTTAATGCGGAATATGTTGCATCAAAAGCAAGACTCAATCGTTATATACACGAAGCGCATTCTGATTTAACTTCTCAATATATGAATGCCAAGAAAAACGGCGATCAAGTCATACGCCCAATGCTTTCCAAGTTGATTCTCTTTGTCGCTCTTCTTTTTGCAGTATGTGTTTTTCTGTATTTTCATCTCGTTACGCTTGTCTTGCGGCCTTTATTCAAAAATCTTGAAGCGATTCAAAACGGCACAAAAATGAAGCTAAACGGTTCGTACGAAATAAAATATCTTGCTTCTTCATATAATTCGCTTTGCGAAAGAAATGAAATTAGGGCTTCTGAACTGCGTCATAAAGCTGAACATGATTCTCTTACAGGGCTTATAAACCGAGAAGGTTTTGAGATTATCAAAGCGGAGCTTTCTATCCCCGAGTCGATTGCGTATCTTCTCATAGACATTGATTTCTTTAAGGATGTAAATGATTGTTACGGGCATAAAACCGGAGATGATGTTCTTAAAAAAGTTGCAGAACTTCTTACGAACCAATTCCGCAAAACTGACTATATTGCAAGGCTTGGCGGCGATGAGTTTGCTGTCATAATGACTAAGTTTGGAAAATCTATAAAAAATATAATTCAGGAAAAGGTTGATAATTTAAATAAAATTCTAAGGTCGGGAGTTGACGGACTTCCTGTAGTTTCCGTCAGCGTTGGTGTCGCTTTTTCTGAAGCCGGTTACAATGAATCCCTGATGGAAAAAGCCGACAAGGCGCTTTATCGTGTAAAAAATAACGGAAGGTCAAACTGTTCATTTTATTTTGAAGGAGACGATTAA
- a CDS encoding toprim domain-containing protein — translation MAEKKTAASAPASKTKSTAAKSAAAKAKSAAKPTAVYDESSIQHLEGLEHIRLRPGMYIGSLGDGSNENDGIYILLKEGIDNAVDEFSQGFGKRIDIEIKDGRVKIRDYGRGIPLGKLEDCVSNVNTGAKYNNSVFKQAIGMNGVGIKATNALSSSFRAASIRDGKMAVVEFSKGNKISAKMGKAKPGVPDGTYLEFEPDKELFGKYAYNMDYVEKRLWNYAYLNPGLLLKCNGVEYLSENGIQDLLVNEMGGVDKSLYPLFCYAGGNNLEFVLTHGASLDKFIYSFVNGQSTEDGGTHVTAFLDGFAKGVNEFFKKSYDIKDISSGLYVALKVGLDNPMFTSQTKNKLGNVEIRVPIIKEVQIAVDDWLRHNPDIAGILEEKIIKNQKARNEINSVTDKQIREAEKSVMLKIKKLKDCRYHLQDGVKGANSMIFITEGDSATGSMVGSRDVSYQAIFSLRGKPENMYGRKKSALFENEELKNLTFSLGVQKNIEDLRYDKIIIATDADNDGYHIRNLVMTFLLIFFEELVLTGHVYILETPLFRVRNKTKTVYCYSEESRDKEVAKMGKSAEVTRFKGLGEINPSEFGQFIFPRKEGESEDKGMHLTPVTIQTLKNVPEVLQFYMGKNTPERRDFIVHNLASEIDA, via the coding sequence ATGGCTGAAAAGAAAACCGCTGCAAGCGCTCCGGCAAGTAAAACTAAATCGACAGCTGCAAAATCGGCTGCTGCAAAGGCAAAATCGGCTGCAAAACCAACTGCCGTATACGATGAAAGCTCAATTCAGCACCTTGAAGGTCTAGAGCATATACGTCTCCGCCCCGGCATGTACATCGGCTCTTTAGGGGACGGCTCAAATGAAAACGACGGAATTTATATTCTTTTAAAAGAAGGCATCGACAACGCCGTAGATGAATTTTCACAAGGATTTGGCAAACGCATAGATATTGAAATAAAAGATGGTCGCGTAAAAATCCGCGATTATGGGCGTGGTATTCCTCTTGGAAAACTCGAAGACTGTGTAAGCAATGTAAACACAGGTGCAAAATACAACAACTCGGTTTTTAAGCAAGCAATCGGTATGAACGGTGTTGGCATAAAGGCGACAAATGCACTTTCTTCGTCGTTTAGAGCAGCCTCTATCCGCGACGGAAAAATGGCTGTCGTTGAATTTTCAAAAGGAAACAAAATTTCTGCAAAGATGGGAAAAGCAAAACCCGGCGTGCCTGATGGAACTTATCTTGAATTTGAGCCTGATAAAGAGCTGTTCGGCAAATATGCATACAACATGGATTATGTCGAAAAACGCCTGTGGAACTATGCATATTTGAATCCCGGACTTTTGTTAAAGTGCAACGGGGTTGAATACTTAAGTGAAAACGGCATTCAAGATCTTCTCGTAAACGAAATGGGCGGGGTCGACAAAAGTCTTTATCCTTTGTTTTGTTATGCAGGAGGAAATAACCTCGAGTTTGTTTTAACTCATGGTGCTAGCCTCGATAAATTTATTTATTCGTTTGTAAACGGCCAGAGCACGGAAGATGGCGGCACTCACGTCACAGCGTTTTTAGACGGTTTTGCAAAAGGTGTCAACGAGTTTTTTAAAAAATCGTATGATATCAAAGATATTTCAAGCGGTTTGTACGTTGCGCTAAAAGTCGGGCTCGACAATCCGATGTTTACCTCGCAGACAAAAAATAAACTGGGAAATGTTGAAATTCGTGTACCGATAATAAAAGAAGTTCAGATTGCTGTAGATGACTGGCTTCGCCACAATCCCGATATCGCCGGTATCCTCGAAGAAAAAATTATCAAAAATCAAAAGGCGCGCAACGAAATAAACAGCGTTACAGACAAACAGATTCGCGAAGCTGAAAAATCTGTCATGCTTAAGATTAAAAAGCTTAAAGACTGCCGCTATCATTTGCAGGACGGTGTTAAAGGCGCAAATTCAATGATTTTTATAACAGAAGGTGATTCTGCCACAGGTTCAATGGTAGGAAGCCGCGATGTTTCTTATCAGGCAATCTTCAGTTTGCGCGGTAAACCGGAAAATATGTATGGTCGCAAAAAATCAGCTTTGTTTGAAAACGAAGAACTAAAAAACCTGACTTTCAGCCTTGGTGTTCAAAAAAATATTGAAGATCTCCGCTATGACAAAATTATAATTGCAACAGATGCCGATAACGACGGTTACCACATCAGAAATCTTGTGATGACTTTTCTCCTTATCTTTTTTGAAGAACTTGTTTTGACAGGTCACGTCTACATTCTTGAAACTCCTCTTTTCCGTGTCCGCAATAAGACAAAAACAGTTTACTGCTATTCGGAAGAAAGCCGTGACAAAGAAGTTGCGAAGATGGGAAAATCTGCGGAAGTGACGCGATTTAAAGGTCTTGGAGAGATAAATCCGTCAGAATTCGGACAGTTTATTTTTCCCCGCAAAGAAGGTGAATCCGAAGACAAAGGAATGCATTTGACGCCTGTCACAATTCAAACTCTAAAAAACGTTCCCGAAGTCCTTCAGTTTTACATGGGAAAAAATACGCCTGAACGCCGAGACTTTATTGTGCACAATCTCGCCAGCGAAATCGACGCATGA
- a CDS encoding extracellular solute-binding protein — protein MKKIMLAVAAAILSAIGLASCDGKKDDGTLYLYNWTYYTPESILKQFETEFNCKVKVDTFDSNEVMYSKLKAGAKGYDITFPSQDYTSIMINQGMLQKIDHTKFTNIEKINPACKEIMTFDPNMEWQVPYYLGMAGVAVNKQKVKVYQKSWSIFSRKDLKGHMSMMDDMREVIGDALAYKGFSVNTVDPKKLQIAADVINKEWKPNLVKFDAEGFGKSFASGDFWVCQGYAEVVFGEVPEDKQADMIDFFIPEEGGPKYLDSMVILKGAKHYERANEFINFIHRPEIYVQFLDTFRFPGFINPEADSLRTTVPMYKSEDMKNGELKLDIAENLETFNEKWESIRFTAN, from the coding sequence ATGAAAAAAATTATGCTTGCCGTAGCCGCAGCAATTTTATCAGCAATCGGCTTGGCATCTTGTGATGGGAAAAAAGATGACGGCACATTGTATCTTTATAACTGGACATACTACACTCCCGAATCTATTTTAAAACAGTTTGAAACCGAATTTAACTGCAAAGTAAAAGTCGACACATTTGACTCAAACGAAGTTATGTATTCAAAACTAAAAGCAGGCGCAAAGGGATACGACATCACATTTCCGTCTCAGGACTACACTTCCATAATGATAAATCAAGGGATGCTCCAAAAAATAGACCACACTAAATTTACGAATATCGAAAAAATCAACCCTGCTTGCAAAGAAATCATGACTTTTGATCCAAATATGGAATGGCAAGTTCCATACTATCTCGGCATGGCTGGCGTTGCAGTCAATAAACAAAAAGTAAAAGTTTATCAAAAATCTTGGAGTATTTTTTCACGCAAAGATTTGAAAGGTCACATGTCTATGATGGACGATATGCGCGAAGTGATAGGAGATGCGCTAGCTTACAAAGGTTTTTCAGTAAACACAGTCGATCCGAAAAAGCTTCAGATTGCGGCTGATGTTATCAACAAAGAATGGAAACCGAACCTTGTAAAATTCGATGCTGAAGGTTTTGGAAAGTCTTTTGCATCGGGTGATTTTTGGGTTTGTCAAGGATATGCAGAAGTCGTATTCGGTGAAGTTCCTGAAGATAAACAGGCAGACATGATTGATTTTTTTATCCCAGAAGAAGGCGGTCCTAAGTATCTTGATTCGATGGTGATTCTGAAAGGAGCAAAACATTACGAGCGCGCAAACGAGTTTATCAATTTTATCCACAGACCGGAGATATACGTTCAGTTCCTAGATACTTTCAGATTTCCGGGCTTTATCAATCCTGAAGCAGATTCTCTTCGCACAACAGTTCCAATGTACAAATCAGAAGATATGAAAAATGGAGAGCTTAAACTCGATATTGCAGAGAATCTTGAAACTTTCAATGAAAAGTGGGAATCGATTCGCTTTACGGCAAACTAA
- a CDS encoding thioesterase family protein, translated as MGPYIHKVNYYETDKMGITHHSNYIRIMEEARIYLLDKIGWSYDKLEATGIGSPVMSLEANYKKSTSFPDVINVYINVEKRSACKITFGYKFMVGDDVVFTGKSSHCFINEKGMPVIIEKSYPALAKAFAELEQPL; from the coding sequence ATGGGACCTTATATACACAAAGTCAACTATTATGAAACAGATAAGATGGGAATCACGCACCATTCAAACTACATTCGCATCATGGAAGAAGCGCGTATCTATCTTCTCGATAAAATCGGTTGGAGCTATGACAAACTTGAAGCGACGGGAATCGGCTCTCCTGTCATGTCGCTTGAGGCAAATTATAAAAAATCGACATCTTTTCCTGATGTGATAAACGTTTATATAAATGTTGAAAAACGTTCTGCTTGTAAAATCACGTTCGGCTACAAGTTTATGGTCGGAGACGATGTTGTTTTTACAGGAAAATCATCGCACTGCTTTATAAACGAAAAAGGGATGCCTGTAATCATAGAAAAATCTTATCCCGCTCTGGCAAAAGCATTTGCAGAATTGGAACAGCCTCTTTAA
- a CDS encoding ABC transporter permease, translating into MARNLFLLFNNAFSNRGKPKSENARHAKRAWKKRGHNFSFSKVVLYFTILFLFIPLFVIIFYSFNESKDSQFTRPSLNWYRELFVNSDALWAALLNSILVAFVSATLSTILGTLASIGVNWYKFRGKKLIQALTFLPMVLPEVIIGISMVIFFSGIRLPLGLFTVFAAHTTFCLPFVFLMVNARLDEFDYSIVEAAHDLGATEAQTMFKVVFPAIMPGIISGFLMAITMSLEDFVITFFVSGPGSTTLPLYVYSMIRFGVSPVINSLSVVMILFTCLIAFICRKGLKSFAAGH; encoded by the coding sequence ATGGCTAGGAATCTGTTTTTACTGTTCAACAACGCTTTTTCAAATCGAGGAAAACCGAAATCTGAAAACGCAAGGCATGCTAAACGTGCGTGGAAAAAACGCGGACATAATTTTTCATTCTCAAAAGTTGTCCTCTATTTCACTATTTTATTTTTATTTATCCCTCTTTTTGTGATAATTTTTTATTCTTTCAACGAGAGCAAAGATTCACAATTTACTCGCCCGAGCCTGAACTGGTACAGAGAGCTCTTTGTAAATTCTGATGCGCTTTGGGCTGCCCTTTTGAACAGCATTCTCGTTGCATTTGTATCGGCTACGCTTTCAACAATTTTGGGAACTCTGGCTTCTATCGGTGTAAACTGGTATAAATTTCGCGGTAAAAAACTGATTCAAGCTCTAACTTTTCTTCCAATGGTTTTGCCAGAAGTGATAATCGGTATTTCGATGGTAATTTTTTTCAGTGGGATTCGGCTTCCGCTGGGGCTGTTCACAGTGTTCGCAGCTCATACGACATTTTGTCTTCCATTTGTTTTTCTTATGGTTAATGCGCGCTTAGACGAGTTTGATTATTCGATTGTTGAAGCGGCGCACGACCTTGGAGCTACGGAAGCGCAGACTATGTTCAAAGTCGTTTTTCCTGCAATAATGCCCGGAATCATTTCAGGATTTTTGATGGCTATCACAATGTCCCTTGAAGATTTTGTGATAACTTTTTTTGTCTCGGGGCCGGGCTCAACAACGTTGCCGTTATATGTATATTCGATGATCCGTTTCGGAGTTTCACCTGTCATAAATTCGCTTTCTGTCGTGATGATTTTGTTTACATGTCTGATTGCGTTTATATGCCGTAAAGGGCTGAAAAGTTTTGCGGCAGGACACTAA
- a CDS encoding M28 family peptidase, translated as MYQIPFEFKKFIELECDRASFIQSYLNKSGIDAPVIRMNEKNHIYVKFPLRYYNPEFRIKTVIAHYDRVENSPGANDNSAAVWCMLEWCERLVKMKEFHNIRLIFTDGEELGKDGVCRQGAFPLATLFRKLGITDNDIYVFDCMGRGDVPVLTQTVLPHGASQKFKKDFAALEERAANLIQSAGHGKWFSLPCNYSDNASFIANGIPAVAITMLPSSEISDALKGNMPYTWQLFHTMKDDFESLMPQSFEITSRILDMLAEIKTVMMS; from the coding sequence ATGTATCAGATTCCTTTTGAATTTAAAAAATTTATAGAACTTGAATGCGATAGAGCTTCTTTTATCCAATCGTATTTAAATAAGTCCGGCATTGACGCACCTGTGATTCGGATGAATGAAAAAAATCACATATATGTGAAGTTTCCGCTTAGATATTACAATCCCGAGTTCAGAATTAAGACTGTCATAGCTCATTACGACCGCGTTGAAAACTCTCCCGGCGCAAACGACAATTCCGCTGCTGTTTGGTGCATGCTTGAATGGTGCGAACGCCTTGTTAAAATGAAAGAATTCCACAATATCAGGCTGATTTTTACTGATGGCGAAGAGCTTGGAAAAGATGGAGTTTGCAGGCAGGGAGCATTCCCGCTTGCAACATTGTTCAGAAAGCTTGGGATTACAGATAACGATATCTATGTTTTTGACTGCATGGGGCGAGGCGATGTTCCTGTCCTCACTCAAACAGTTTTACCGCACGGCGCATCACAAAAATTTAAAAAAGATTTTGCTGCTCTTGAAGAACGCGCCGCAAATCTGATTCAATCTGCAGGGCATGGAAAGTGGTTTTCATTGCCGTGCAACTATTCGGATAACGCAAGCTTTATTGCAAATGGGATTCCGGCTGTCGCAATAACAATGCTCCCATCTTCAGAAATATCAGATGCCTTAAAGGGGAACATGCCATACACTTGGCAACTATTTCACACAATGAAAGATGATTTTGAAAGCCTTATGCCGCAATCGTTTGAAATCACTTCAAGAATTTTAGATATGCTCGCAGAAATCAAAACTGTAATGATGTCTTGA
- a CDS encoding ABC transporter ATP-binding protein, with protein MNGSQVTIDHVSKRFGDFVALDDINFTIKPGEFFSLLGPSGCGKTTLLRIIAGFEFPDDGAVLFDDKNIIPIPPDKRHSNTVFQTYALFPHMTIYENVAFPLRLRKLPKDEIDKKVREYVHLVQLDQHIDKKPNQLSGGQKQRVAIARALINEPKVLLLDEPLSALDAKLRANLLIDLDRLHDQIGITFIYVTHDQSEALSVSDRIAVMNAGHVLQIGTPYEIYESPATQFVAQFIGETNLFDAEVVDCVPHKTASGDDDFMATLSVPELGKQAPLATDTEATAALDRFMQVTDYEHTKKGQKVAFTIRPEKIRITLEPPATGGRTDVNVFSGVVEEPIYSGFQSKFYVKLDTGKVIKVFKQHTDYMDDGPVIQWKDRVYVSWSAEDAYIVEDIEK; from the coding sequence GTGAACGGAAGTCAGGTTACCATTGATCATGTATCCAAAAGATTTGGCGACTTTGTTGCTTTGGATGACATCAACTTTACTATTAAACCAGGCGAATTCTTTTCATTGCTTGGTCCATCAGGATGCGGAAAGACTACTTTGCTCCGCATTATTGCCGGCTTTGAATTTCCAGACGATGGAGCGGTTCTTTTTGATGATAAGAATATAATTCCTATTCCACCTGATAAAAGACATTCAAATACGGTATTCCAGACTTATGCATTGTTCCCGCACATGACGATTTACGAAAATGTAGCGTTTCCATTGCGTTTGAGAAAGTTACCTAAAGACGAAATCGATAAAAAAGTGCGTGAGTACGTACATCTTGTTCAACTCGACCAGCATATAGACAAAAAACCTAACCAGCTTTCGGGCGGTCAAAAGCAACGAGTAGCTATTGCGCGTGCTTTGATAAATGAACCGAAAGTTTTGCTTTTAGACGAGCCTCTTTCCGCACTCGATGCAAAACTGCGTGCAAACCTTCTGATAGATTTGGACAGACTTCACGATCAGATTGGAATTACATTTATTTACGTAACCCACGACCAGTCGGAGGCTCTTTCAGTATCCGATAGAATTGCTGTCATGAATGCAGGTCACGTTCTTCAAATTGGTACTCCTTACGAAATCTATGAAAGTCCGGCAACACAGTTTGTAGCGCAATTTATAGGTGAAACAAACTTGTTTGATGCTGAAGTTGTAGACTGCGTACCTCATAAAACAGCTTCCGGCGATGATGACTTTATGGCAACTCTAAGCGTTCCCGAACTCGGCAAACAAGCTCCCCTCGCTACTGATACGGAAGCAACTGCCGCCCTCGACCGCTTCATGCAAGTCACCGATTATGAACATACAAAAAAAGGACAGAAAGTTGCATTTACAATCCGCCCTGAAAAAATCCGCATCACCCTTGAACCACCTGCCACAGGCGGTCGCACAGATGTAAACGTATTCAGTGGAGTTGTAGAAGAGCCAATTTATTCAGGTTTCCAGTCAAAATTCTATGTAAAACTCGACACCGGCAAAGTGATCAAAGTGTTCAAGCAACACACTGACTATATGGATGATGGTCCTGTAATTCAATGGAAAGACAGAGTTTACGTTTCATGGTCTGCAGAAGATGCATACATTGTTGAGGATATTGAAAAATAA
- a CDS encoding ABC transporter permease codes for MKEKKLKNNEGFFLSGSSYGWPMGLWLVIFFVAPLVIIFIYSFLKKGIYGGIEWQFSLKAYKQMCKPEYGLIVLRTLKISVISTIITILVSIPSAYAMARSKNQTLFLFLIIIPFWTNSLIRIFAWMSILNNDGILNQFLIKLHLINDYIPFLYNTKAVILVSVYMYIPYAILPMFTAVDRFDFSLLEAARDLGATKTQAILKVLIPGVKSGIISALIFTFIPIFGAYTVPLLVGGKESYMLGNLIVDQVQKTRNWPLAAAFSMVITIISIAGILMITRTAKKEAQLKKKSTKEDNYVGGPR; via the coding sequence ATGAAAGAAAAGAAATTGAAAAATAACGAGGGATTTTTTCTGTCCGGCTCAAGTTACGGTTGGCCAATGGGGCTCTGGCTTGTGATTTTTTTTGTAGCACCGCTTGTGATTATCTTTATCTACAGCTTTTTGAAAAAAGGAATTTATGGCGGCATTGAATGGCAATTCTCTCTAAAAGCTTACAAACAGATGTGTAAACCGGAATATGGACTGATTGTTTTACGAACGTTAAAAATATCTGTCATCTCTACGATAATCACAATTTTGGTTTCTATTCCGAGCGCTTACGCCATGGCAAGAAGCAAAAATCAGACACTGTTTCTATTTCTTATCATAATCCCATTCTGGACAAACTCGCTTATCAGAATCTTTGCATGGATGAGCATTTTGAACAACGACGGTATTCTCAATCAGTTTTTGATTAAACTTCATCTTATAAATGATTACATACCTTTTTTATATAATACTAAAGCTGTAATACTAGTAAGTGTGTACATGTACATTCCATACGCCATACTCCCTATGTTCACCGCTGTTGACCGTTTTGACTTTTCATTACTTGAAGCTGCACGCGACCTTGGGGCAACAAAAACTCAGGCAATCTTAAAAGTTTTAATTCCAGGAGTCAAAAGCGGCATAATTTCTGCATTGATTTTTACATTTATTCCAATCTTTGGTGCTTACACAGTTCCACTGCTTGTAGGAGGTAAAGAATCTTACATGCTTGGAAACCTGATAGTTGACCAAGTCCAAAAAACGCGCAATTGGCCTCTTGCTGCAGCTTTCTCAATGGTGATAACAATTATTTCTATCGCAGGAATTCTCATGATTACAAGAACGGCTAAAAAAGAAGCTCAGCTTAAAAAAAAGAGCACAAAAGAAGATAACTATGTGGGAGGACCTCGCTGA